From Azospirillum brasilense:
CCGGCCAGTTCGACGCCGACGACGGCGACGTGCTGACCGGCTGGGCGCTGGCCGGGGAAGGGATCGTGCTGAAGCCGCTGTGGGAGGTCGCCGATCATCTGCGCCGCGGGGAGCTGCGGGTCGTCCTGCCGCACTGCCCTCCGGATCCGGTGACGCTCGCCGTGCTCTACCCCCACCGCAACCTGCTGCCCGCGAAGATCCGAGTCTTCATCGACTTCTTCGCGGAGCAGGCGCGCGCCGCCCTGGCGGATACGGAAATGACTGGAGCGGAACCGAATGCCGCGCCCTGACCGTTCCTGCATTTCCCCCGCTTTTCCAACGGCGTGCTATGATGCCGCCTCGCCGCGCGGCGAGGTTCGCCGCAGGGAAGGACGAGAATGACCGCACAGCCGCCCGCCAAGCCGTTTCCGCCGAAACCCGCCAAACCCATCCGCAAGAAGACCCGCCGCGCCACGGAGCGGCTGACCATGACGGACGTGGCCAACGCCGCCGGCGTGTCGCCCAGCACCGTCTCGCTCTATCTGCGCAAGCCGGAGGCGGTGTCGGAGGAGCTGGCGACCCGTGTGCGGACGGTGATCGACCAGCTCGGCTACGTGCCGAACCTCGTGGCGGGCAGCCTCGCCGCGGCGAAGAGCCGGACGGTGGGGGTGATCCTGCCCTCCATCACCAACTCCTTCTTCGCGGAAACCTACAACACGCTGCAAAGCGCCTTCCAGACCGCCCATTACCAGACCCTGCTCGGCGTCAGTGAGTTCGATCCCGAGCGGGAGGAGGAGTTGATCCGCGCCTTCCTCGCCTGGTCGCCCGCGGCGGTGGTGGTCACCGGCCTGCACCACACCGAGCGGACGCGCGCCATGCTGCGCTCATCCGGCGTGCCGGTGGTGGAGATGTGGGACATCCCCTCCGCCCAGACCCCGGCGGTGGACATGACGGTCGGCTTCTCCCACTTCGAGGTCGGGCGCCGGCAGACCGCCCACCTCTACGACCAGGGCAGCCGCAAGGTCGCCTACATCGGCGCCGCCGTTCATCAGGACATGCGCGTGCGCAGCCGCACCGACGGCTATGAGGACGAGGTGCGCCGCCGCGGCCTGCACGAGCCGATCGCCTTCACCGCTCCTGACACCGCTTCCACCCCCGTCGGCATCTGGCTGATCGACGAGGTGTTCGCGCTTCACCCGGACATCGACGGGGTGGTCTGCTCCAACGACGCCATGGCGCTGGGCGTGCTGTTCGAAGCGAACCGGCGCGGGCTGAGCGTGCCCGACGATCTGGCGGTGATCGGCTTCGGCGACCTGACCTTCAGCGCCGCCTGCCTGCCGCCGCTGTCCACCGTGCGCCCGCCGCAGCGCGAGATCGGGGAGCTGGCCGCCGGCCAGATCCTGGCCCGGCTGAACGGCACGACGGTGGCCCAGCCGCACCACGGGCTGGATTGCGAGCTGGTCGTCCGCGACAGCACCCGCCCCGACGCCGATGCGGACGTGGAGCGGCAAAAGGCGGGGTGACTTTATCTCGGAAGGACAGGGCCGACGATTGTCCCTTGTCCACGGTTCGTTCCCTTGCTTCCTTCCGCGCCATCGTGATCAACACACCGGGTTCGTGTGATGGATGGAGTTGCGGTGATCCGCGCCACCCTGCCGACGCTGCCGGACACGCCCGGCGTCTACCGGATGATCGGGGCGGACGGGCGCATCCTGTATGTCGGCAAGGCGAAGAACTTGAAACGCCGGGTGGCCAGCTACACCCGGACGGACGGGCTGCCCAACCGCACCCGCCGCATGGTGGCGCTGACCCGCTCCATGGAGTTCGTCACCACCCACACCGAGGCGGAGGCCCTCCTGCTGGAGGCGAACCTGATCCGCCGCCTGCTGCCGCCCTTCAACGTGCTGGTGAAGGACGACCGCTCCTTCTCCTACATCGCGCTCGGCGAGGGTCATGAGTTTCCGCGCCTGATGCACCACCGCGGCAGCGCCGACCGGCACGGCAGGAAGCGCGACCTGTTCGGCCCCTACGCCTCCCCCGCCCTGGTCGGCATGACCATCGGCGCGTTGCAGCGCGCCTTCCTGCTGCGCAACTGCGACGACGCCACCTTCACCGCGCGCACGCGGCCCTGCCTCCAGCACCAGATCAAGCGCTGCTCCGCCCCCTGCGTCGGCCGCGTCTCGGCGGAGGAGTACGCCGCGCAGATGCAGGGCGTGCGCGACGTGCTGACCGGGCGCAGCGCCGCCGTCCAGGCGGAGTTCGCCCGCCACATGATGGACTGCTCCGACCGGCTGGCCTACGAGGACGCCGCCCGCTGGCGCGACCGCATCCGTGCTCTGACCGCCCTGCAAAGCCGCCAGGACATCAATCTGGAAGGCGTGCTGGAGGACGCCGACGTGTTGGCCGTCCATGCCGAGGGCGGGACCGCCTGCGTCCAGGCCTTCTTCTTCCGCGGCGGTCGCAATCAGGGCACCCGCGCCTTCTTCCCCCGGCACGACGGTGAGGAGGAGCCCGCCGCAATCCTCGCCGCCTTCGCCGCGCAACTCTACGAAGGGACGCCGCCGCCCCGCCACCTGCTGCTCAGCCACGCCATCCCCGAGCGCGCCCTGCTGGCCGAGGCACTGACGCTCGCGGCCGGGCGGCGGGTCGAGGTGGAGGTGCCCCAGCGCGGCCCCAAGCGCCGCGTCGTCGAACACGCACTGACCAACGCGCGTGAGGCCCACGGGCGCCGCATGGCCGAACGCTCCGCCCAGGGCAAGCTGTTGGCCGGGGTGGCGCGCGTCTTCGGCCTTCCGAAAACACCGACGCGTATCGAAATCTACGACAACTCGCACATCCAGGGGGCCTTCCCGGTCGGTGCCATGGTGGTCGCCGGACCGGAGGGCATCCAGCGCAACGCGGGACGCCGCTTCCACATCAAGGACCCCGCCGCGGCCGGCGACGACTACGCGATGCTGCGCGAGGTGCTGACCCGCCGCTTCGGGCGCGCGCTGCGCGAGGACCCGCAGCGCAGCGGCGGCCAGTGGCCCGATCTGGTGTTGATCGACGGCGGGCTTGGCCAGTTGAACACCGCCAGCGCGGTGCTGGACGGGCTGGGCATCGCCGGCGTGCCGCTGGCCGCCATAGCCAAGGGTCCGGACCGCGACGCCGGCCGCGAGCGCTTCTTCGTGCCGGACCGCGAGCCCTTCCGGCTGGAGCCCAACGACCCGGTGCTGTACTTCCTGCAACGGCTGCGCGACGAGGCGCACCGGACGGCCATCGACGCCCACCGCACCCGCCGCCTGAAGGCGATGGACCACACCCGCATCGACGGCATCCCCGGCGTCGGCCCGTCGCGCAAGAAGGCCCTGCTGCACCATTTCGGCAGTTCCACCGCGGTGGCCTCGGCCGGGCTGAAGGATCTGGAGGCCACCCCCGGCATCAGCGCGGCGCTGGCCCGGCGAGTGTTCGAGCATTTTCATGGGTAGGGGATGAGTGGCCGCGGTTGCCCCCACCCCGGCCCTCCCCCGCTGGGCGGGGGAGGGAGATTTAGTCCCCTCCCTTGCGAGAGCGGGGGAGGGTTAGGGTGGGGGCAACCGCGGCCGAATTATTCCAAAGGCACCGATGCAGCCACCGCTCATCAGTCCTGCGTTTGCGCGGTTTTTGGTTAGTGCTTCCTTAACCCGACGGGATCATGGTCCGCCCACCGCAAACAGAGCATGCACGCAGGGCGCCTGACCATGGGCCAGAAGACCATCAAGTTCTCCGACAAGAACGGCTATCGCGACGTCGAACTCGACAGCCTGCCGCGCAACGTGCGCGCCGCCGTCACCGACATGGCCGCGAAGAACCCCGTCGCCGGCATCATCATCGACCAGACGGGCATGCTGTACCGGATCCACCTGACCGAACCGGCGAACGTCTATCTGGACGTGCTTTCGGTCGCCTGAACCGGGGCACTCCGCAAGGATCCGCAAGGATTGGTGACACGGCGGCGCATCCGATGCGCCGCCGTTTCCATTTCAGCGTGCCGTCACTCCGGCAGGATCGTGACGGTGCGGTCCAGGGCATCGCGCGGAACCGTCGAGCCGAAACCGGACAGGATCGCGCGGGCGTGCCCCGGCGCCAGACCGGTCATCCGTGCCAGATCGCCGGCGTCCAGCCCCTGCTGTTCGGCGGCGTGGCGGATGCGGGTGATGGCGTCGCGTTTCTCCGTACGGTCCATGGCGCTGCTCCGTTTGCGGACGTGGTGAGTCATGCGGTCCTCCTGTGCCGGTGGACGGAGGGAGAGGCGGGTTTGCGGCTTCTCAGTGCGGGCGGCCTTCCAGGCGGCGCAGCGCGCGGTCGAGTGTGCTCACGGGCATCATGAACACGGTGCCGCCCAGCACCGCCCGGACGTCCTCAATGTCCAGGCCGGTGGCCGCAGCGACGCTACGCTCGTCCAGGCCGCGGTCTTCGGCGATCACGGCGATCCAGCCCGCCAGCGTGCGGGCCTGGGCCATCCGGGCCGGGTCCGTCAAGGGGTGACGGCGCGCCGATAAGCTGCGGCCTCGGGGGTCCGCAAGGTCGGTGGGGGTTAGCATGGGCTCCTCCCAAAGAGCTTCGGCCAGATCATTTGGCCTTCTTTTTCGGCTATGGTGCGCTTCCTCCGTCCTGCGCACAATCCACCCATCGGCTTAATGCCCTTCGCCCGATGCCCCCTGGCAAAAGGTTCTGCGACGAAAAGTCCCGATTCTGCGCCGCCACGCTCAGGCTCCCATCCAGCGCCGCGTCGGCCCGGTGTCCACATGGACGAAGTTCCGCTTGGCGTAGCAGCCCGCCCCGCCGTCGCCGAAGGACAGGGCGCAACGGTAAAGGTCCACCGCGCGCCGCCCCTGCAGGCGCAGGTCGACCGCCCGACCCTGCAGGTGCAGGCTCCCCGTCGCCGCACCCTTGACGCGGCGGTTGGTCTCCTGGGACCGGAAGGCCGACAGCACCTCGAACGGATGCTGGCTGTCCAGCTTCTCCTGCATCTCCGACAGACGGTTCAACAGAGCGAGATCGATGCGGTGGCAATCGTCGCTGCGATGGTCCCGCAGCACCCAGTCGATGCGGGCCATCGCCTCCGCGACCGGACGCCCCTCCGCCCAGTAGACGCCATCGAAGCTCTCTCTCGTCAGGCAATTGTAGATCCGCAGCGTACGCTCCGGCGCCGGTTCCCATGCCGCGGCGCTGCGGCTGTTGCAGACGCCGACCGCCACGGCGGCCCCCAGCCCGAAGATACCGCGGCGGGTCAGCGCGGACGCGACAGGCTGGTCCATCCGCGATTCTTGGGGAGACGTTTGAAAGGAGAGAACGGGACAGCGGCGGGACGGAACGTTCAGAGACGACAAAAAAGACGGCGACAAAAAAGACATGAAACCACCGATGCGTTGCGTTACCGAAGCCGAGAACA
This genomic window contains:
- a CDS encoding LacI family DNA-binding transcriptional regulator, whose translation is MTAQPPAKPFPPKPAKPIRKKTRRATERLTMTDVANAAGVSPSTVSLYLRKPEAVSEELATRVRTVIDQLGYVPNLVAGSLAAAKSRTVGVILPSITNSFFAETYNTLQSAFQTAHYQTLLGVSEFDPEREEELIRAFLAWSPAAVVVTGLHHTERTRAMLRSSGVPVVEMWDIPSAQTPAVDMTVGFSHFEVGRRQTAHLYDQGSRKVAYIGAAVHQDMRVRSRTDGYEDEVRRRGLHEPIAFTAPDTASTPVGIWLIDEVFALHPDIDGVVCSNDAMALGVLFEANRRGLSVPDDLAVIGFGDLTFSAACLPPLSTVRPPQREIGELAAGQILARLNGTTVAQPHHGLDCELVVRDSTRPDADADVERQKAG
- the uvrC gene encoding excinuclease ABC subunit UvrC produces the protein MDGVAVIRATLPTLPDTPGVYRMIGADGRILYVGKAKNLKRRVASYTRTDGLPNRTRRMVALTRSMEFVTTHTEAEALLLEANLIRRLLPPFNVLVKDDRSFSYIALGEGHEFPRLMHHRGSADRHGRKRDLFGPYASPALVGMTIGALQRAFLLRNCDDATFTARTRPCLQHQIKRCSAPCVGRVSAEEYAAQMQGVRDVLTGRSAAVQAEFARHMMDCSDRLAYEDAARWRDRIRALTALQSRQDINLEGVLEDADVLAVHAEGGTACVQAFFFRGGRNQGTRAFFPRHDGEEEPAAILAAFAAQLYEGTPPPRHLLLSHAIPERALLAEALTLAAGRRVEVEVPQRGPKRRVVEHALTNAREAHGRRMAERSAQGKLLAGVARVFGLPKTPTRIEIYDNSHIQGAFPVGAMVVAGPEGIQRNAGRRFHIKDPAAAGDDYAMLREVLTRRFGRALREDPQRSGGQWPDLVLIDGGLGQLNTASAVLDGLGIAGVPLAAIAKGPDRDAGRERFFVPDREPFRLEPNDPVLYFLQRLRDEAHRTAIDAHRTRRLKAMDHTRIDGIPGVGPSRKKALLHHFGSSTAVASAGLKDLEATPGISAALARRVFEHFHG
- a CDS encoding YcbK family protein; translation: MDQPVASALTRRGIFGLGAAVAVGVCNSRSAAAWEPAPERTLRIYNCLTRESFDGVYWAEGRPVAEAMARIDWVLRDHRSDDCHRIDLALLNRLSEMQEKLDSQHPFEVLSAFRSQETNRRVKGAATGSLHLQGRAVDLRLQGRRAVDLYRCALSFGDGGAGCYAKRNFVHVDTGPTRRWMGA